A region from the Eptesicus fuscus isolate TK198812 chromosome 1, DD_ASM_mEF_20220401, whole genome shotgun sequence genome encodes:
- the LOC103303825 gene encoding DDB1- and CUL4-associated factor 12-like protein 2: MEQTGSRKRKAPAIEGAAASSLSQGLVGAAGEGPLLLPKKQKRPATRHSLVPYLMSREVGARGRAGFQGFEGRLRGYAVQKLPELLRERELALGTLNKVFASQWLNARQVVCGTKCNTLFVVDVQSGQITRIPLMQDRGPEPARAQPSCGIHAIELNPSKTLLATGGENPNSLAVYRLPTLDPVCLGDRHGHKDWIFAIAWMSDTVAVSGSRDGTVALWRMDPDMVNGSNVWHNDAGLPVYAHIRPRDMDTIPRSSTNPSNQKVRALAFSGKNQELGAVSLDGYFHLWKARSTLSRLLSIRLPYCRENVCLTYCDELSLYAVGSQSHVSFLDLRHGHQNIRPMCSREGGTGVRSLSFYQHIITVGTGHGSLLFYDVRAQKFLEERASSNLDSSPEPSGRKLRLTCGRGWLNHDNLWVNYFGGMNEFPNALYTHCYNWPEMKLFVAGGPLPSGLHGNYAGLWS; the protein is encoded by the coding sequence ATGGAGCAAACAGGTAGCAGGAAGCGGAAAGCGCCCGCCATCGAGGGGGCCGCTGCGAGCTCGTTGTCGCAGGGCTTGGTGGGGGCGGCTGGAGAGGGCCCGCTGTTGCTGCCCAAGAAGCAGAAGCGGCCGGCGACGCGGCACTCGCTGGTGCCCTACCTGATGAGCCGCGAGGTGGGCGCGCGAGGCCGCGCCGGGTTCCAGGGCTTCGAGGGCAGGCTGCGCGGCTACGCGGTGCAGAAGCTGCCAGAGCTGCTGCGAGAGCGcgagctggccctgggcaccctcaACAAGGTGTTCGCGTCGCAGTGGCTGAACGCCAGGCAGGTGGTGTGCGGCACCAAGTGCAACACGCTCTTCGTGGTGGATGTGCAGTCGGGCCAGATCACGCGAATCCCGCTCATGCAGGACCGGGGACCCGAGCCGGCTCGGGCCCAGCCAAGCTGTGGCATCCACGCCATCGAGCTGAATCCCTCCAAGACGCTTCTGGCCACCGGGGGCGAGAACCCCAACAGCCTGGCTGTCTACCGTTTGCCCACCCTGGACCCCGTGTGCCTGGGCGACCGCCATGGCCACAAGGACTGGATCTTCGCCATCGCCTGGATGAGTGACACTGTGGCTGTGAGCGGGTCCCGCGATGGCACTGTGGCTTTGTGGAGAATGGATCCGGACATGGTCAATGGCAGCAACGTTTGGCACAATGACGCGGGGCTCCCTGTGTACGCCCACATCCGTCCGAGGGACATGGACACCATCCCCAGGTCCAGCACTAACCCCAGTAACCAAAAGGTGCGGGCCCTGGCATTCAGTGGCAAGAACCAGGAGCTGGGAGCAGTGTCCCTAGATGGCTACTTCCACCTGTGGAAAGCCCGCAGCACCCTGTCCAGGCTGCTGTCCATCAGGCTGCCCTACTGCAGAGAGAATGTGTGCCTGACCTACTGCGATGAGTTGTCCCTGTACGCGGTGGGCTCCCAGTCCCACGTCTCCTTTCTGGATCTCCGCCATGGTCACCAGAACATCCGGCCCATGTGTTCCCGAGAGGGGGGCACTGGTGTGCGCTCACTGAGCTTCTACCAGCACATCATCACCGTGGGCACAGGCCATGGCTCCCTGCTCTTCTATGACGTCCGTGCCCAGAAGTTCCTGGAGGAGAGGGCATCCTCCAACCTGGACTCCTCCCCAGAGCCCTCAGGGAGGAAGCTCAGGCTCACCTGTGGCAGAGGCTGGCTCAACCACGATAACCTGTGGGTGAACTACTTCGGTGGCATGAATGAGTTCCCCAACGCTCTCTACACCCACTGCTACAACTGGCCTGAGATGAAGCTCTTTGTGGCTGGGGGGCCTCTCCCTTCAGGCCTCCATGGGAACTATGCAGGCCTCTGGAGCTAA